The Coffea arabica cultivar ET-39 chromosome 2c, Coffea Arabica ET-39 HiFi, whole genome shotgun sequence genome includes the window ATTTCATCAAATAGCATATTCATAGCTACTCTTTCCCATGCAGCATTTATCGCAAATCAACAAGCATTCtcaacaaagaaaacaaaccaaaacacGGATTGTAGACTGTAAGTACTGGTAACTTCAGACAGATTACTTCAAATAAAATTCCATCAATGTTCAAAATTTTCCACGTTTCCTAGGCAGAATGCCTTAAATTTCTGACTTAAGTAAACAAACTAATGGTCATCATgttcaaaaatatttattacAATGGAAAAATAAAAGCAATAGCCAGTCAAGAACTATTACATGCTCAAGAAATGAAAGATTGAgaattcattatttttttttaaaaaaaaaaaggagagagagagagaagaaaatgaaaaataagtaCCTGTACAACACCGGTATGGTCACGGAGATTAACGAAAGTGAGGCCACCATGAACACGATGAAGGGCAACCCAGCCGCAGAGCCTGACCCGTTTATTCACATCAGCTTCTGACAATTCACCGCAGAAAGCGGTCCGGCTCACCCATTCAAGAGAAGGGATGGAGCGAGATACTTTAGGGGAAGCGGCAACAAGTGGTGTTTCAGTTGAAGAAGGAGAAGGAGACGAAGCAGAAACAGAAGGAGTTGAAATGCAGCGTTTAGGAGGTTGCGTGGGTTTGAAGCTGGGGCTGTGCGAGTTTAGGAATAGAAGAGGCAATGGAGGTGGTTTGAGTGAGAAGTGTTTATAGCGGAAGGCTATACTGGGCAGAGCGCGGAGGAGTTGTGCGGCCATCTCGCGGCAGCCgcttcaatttttcaattgaGACTCTGAGCAGATAAGTCCATGGCCGGGGGACGAAGCCGAATTGAATTGAGAGTCCAAAACTATGTCGTTTTCCTGGTCCTTTTACTTCAGTGTAGATTGGGCTTGGCCTACCAAAGCTTGCTGAGCCAGCCTGCTCCATTTGATCCCAATGTTGTTGTTGACCCTAACCATAACGTGATTGGGGTTGGGCATGTACGCTCGATctattttaaaatgaaacaaagTTGGGCCAAGTTACGTAGGAAAATCAAGTGAGTTAAAATAACTTCCTTGCGTATATTTGTTTGACAAGAAAAATTTGTAGATAAAATAAGTAGTTAATTatacttattgaaaatattgtggtaatcaaatatttttcctttaaagTCCTGTAAATTTGGATGCAATGTGCAGAAAATTAAGGTAGTATTTGttggtaaagaaaaatatggaaGAGTAAAGGAAAGTTAGTTATATTTTCCTTTAGCTCCTTTGAGGTTTAACCAAATTGCCAAATAAACTCTATAATTCTACAAAGTTATAGATAACCCTCTTTGTGGTAAACAAATATAATAAAGACACTTTTTGATGTGAGTTAATTATTTTACTAACATTATTGGTCCTCTCGTCATTAATGTTATCAACATCGTCTTATGCTAGAAATCCTAAAATGCCCTTGAAACCATAAATTCCTCATTTCCTTCTACCGGAATCTACGTAATTTGCAAAAGTCCACCAAGTTGGCTGCTGCCAAATTCGATAATCATGAATTCACAATCAAAATACAAACATGAATCCCATGAACATCCATCCATACATCAGTATATCCTTTTCATTAACACAGCAAAAATTAAATCCAAATGCAACAATTACGAGCTCTTAAAGTGTTATAAAATTAAGTTGGATGTGTACCAAAtcgtcaaaaaaaaataaaaatgtatgCTTTGTGTAGGCCCTACTATATTTGTTTGAGCCTGAATATTTGTGATTGGAATAAAAGAGaatcaagaaagaaatgaaggtaATTGTAAAAGGGAAATGGCTCATCAAATTTGGTGCACAAAAGGAGAGAGTTAATGAAGCCTGGATGGTGGTTTTGGAGAAAGAATAGAGTTTCGAATTTTTCATAAAAAGAAGATTTAGAGCTGAAGTTACAGTAATGCAGCAGTAGCAGGGATATTAATGAAGCAAGGGGAAGTCCGATCGAATAATTgaagaacaaaaacaagttagTGGAATAGAAAAACATACtacactctttttcttttccatatttCCTCAATTTCCTTTCACCAACCTATTTAGTtaccttttctctttcctacCCTTTATGTTTACTTACATCATTTTCCTTTATGTTGGTTTGTTATGTCCTGTATGCATGTTATTAAGAAATTGTTTTtcgttatttttgtttctttacttcTTCTAATTTATTCATTAACTTCTCTTTGGAATGCAAAAATTATTATGTTTAGATTGtattctcttcctttcttcctatcttttcttctctctctctctctctctctttgcttTTTTGACAAGGATTAGTTAAAATTTGCAAATTGTAGGAATAAGGGCATTTTTATCATTTCAGTATCTCAGTTAACAGGGGTTTAGACACCATCCATTGTAAGGGTATAATTATAATTTGGTCAAGCTATAGAGCTTATTTGGTGTTTTGGCCCGACttcaggggaggtaaatgtaattaagcCTAAAATGAATTGGAATTTACGAGCATATTCATACAATTCTTTGGTCTCAAGTCACAGCAgctgtttttttcctttttttttttttttttttgtctaacgAACACAGCTGTTGCTATCAGTAAAGTGGAGCGATTTCATTGGTCGGGCGCACAGGCCATCATTTGACGTGGTCTGCAACGTGCATGCAAACGCTTAGAAACTAATTATGGCATATGATTAAACAAGGCTACATAAGCGGGCAAGAGTTGTATTAGCTCAGGATATATAAGTACACATTGGAAACGAGTTGAAAACATTGAAATCTGTAACATTATTAATGGCTTCTTAACCTTTAATATTTCGCAATGACTAATAATAAGAATAGTAATTATCAATGCATATTTCCATAAATAATTGATGATATTTACTACGTCTCTGATATAAGCTGCTACTAAATACTAAGCTAAGGTAAGTATATTAAGAAGAAATCAAAATCTTCAAAAATCTTGTAAGCAgtcttaattattattattattagtaatAAATTTGTATCATAACTGAGAAGATAATAACATTAATTATAAACTATGGCatgcttttattttatttcatttggaaAAAGTTACATGTGCATGGTGTTTGCCCGCTCAATATTACGTCGAAACGAGTGTTCTTTTTTCAAATAACGGTCCGATCGCTTATTACCTTAATTGACATGAGTACTTGACAAAGtaacaaaaaattattttacattCTTGTGATTACAATGTAGTGGCATGTcgtattactttttttttttttttggggttttggAAATTTACATATCATTCCTTTTATGTATCCAGTATTTTCACATTGAGATTAGAatcgcccaaaaaaaaaatcttatgcaataataattactactATTTTGTAAGTTCTTATCTATATATCAGCATTTACCATTCAAGTGTTACATGCCTTTTAATTGcttactcttttttttcttttttgtctatTCTGGATTAGGCTGTGAATGTGACCAAAAGGTAAGAACAAGTTAACAGTCTTGGCTTAAAAGGTAACAAGAAGTTAATAGTCATATCCTAAATGGTAGCAAAAATCTACAACGATGTGGCAGAAACTTCTAGGAAAATGAACACACCCTTTAAATCCCCAGCCACATTCCTCCCATTGGAACATAATTCCTGCTTAAACAATGGCAAGAAAGAGCAAGGGTAGGCAAAAGATTGAAATGACAAGAATGTCAAAAGAAAGCAACTTACTTGTTACTTTCTCAAAGCGCCGCTCTGGCCTTTTCAAGAAGGCTTATGAACTCCACACACTTTGTGGTGCTGAAATTGCAATAATCGTTTTCTCCCCAGGGAAAAAGGTTTTCTCCTATGGCCATCCTTGCCTTTACTCCATCATCGATCGTTTCGTAACCGGAAAAGCTGGCCCGAGTTCGAGCAGTTCGCAAATTGTTGAGGCACACAGGGCAGCGAGCATTCGCGAACTCAACATGCAATTGACTGAAATGCTTAATCAGTTAGACGCTGAGAGAAAGCGTGGTGAGGAGCTGATCAAACTGAGGACAGCGAGTCAAGGAAGATGCTGGTGGGAGGCTCCGGTTAATGATCTTGGACTTCAAGAACTGAAGCAACTAAAGGCGGCCATGGAGGAGCTGAAGAAGAATGTGGCCAATCAGGCAGAGAAGTTGATGGTGGAGGCTTCCAACGCGACTGCGTTTCTTGGGTCATCGAGTTCCAAGGGAGGAGGCCATGTTGGTCCAATTAACATTGACGCTAAGGTTCCTCCTCCTGGTCTGGGACTTTCTATGACTCCTCATGGGTTTGCACTTGGATATGGTCGTGGATTTTTCTAAATCATATATCCAGAAATTGGTCTGATCTATTGTAGTAGTATTTTGTTCTGTTGAATCATATTTGGGTGTCTGTATTGTACCGTATAAGTAAGTCTGGGTATTAATCTTATCTACTTTATTCCTGTGTATTTTTGTTGATGTTGTACAAGAAGCCTTTTATGCCAAAACagtaaaaatgggataaagtTTTCTTTTTCGATGTATTACCAATCTATCCCGTATTTGGAATCAAGGAAAGAAACCAATAGGAGATGATTgtaaagtaaaaagaaaaaacataaGAAACTTTTTTTCTGGCTTTAATCTTCTAGACTGCCGCATGCGATGAAACTGTCAAACAAAGAtgtgaaataataataataatagcgTTAAAGAATTGCATGACTTAGTTTGGACTTTTTTTCCCCTAATATCTCTTCACACCAGTATAATAGGGTTTTTCAGTAGGTATACTAGGTAAATATCGAGAggctaaaattaaaaattaaaaatctatCCAAACTAATGCTTTTCGATACCGAAGGCAGAACGGCTTTGTAATTCTTAGCTTCCTTCGTCCATTTCGGTGAAACATCAAACAACCTATACATGTGaaaattttccccaaaaaaatgtttaaaaatagTTTCCAGAAAGAATTCTTAAACAACGCATTCAATTTGTTAATGtactcatctttttttttttttggacttttttttttataagtggAATGTCTTGAACTTTGGATCTCTCACAACTCCTTTCTGCCTTATCATCTATCACATCCCTTCCCCCTCCCTCCTCTCTCGGATTAATGTACTCATCTTGATGCTAGGTATTCACATTTATAACAATTTTTATAAAGTTTAGTACTTGTTTTGAGGATCTAAATTCTTCGCGATTGCTAGGGCTATTAGTCGAGTTTTTTGAATAGGGTTTTGATAAGTCCAAACTTTACTCACAAATTAAATGGTGCTTTTAGGTTTGGATTTCGTTAAAAGATTCAAATTCAACTCACACTTGTATAAACGTTTCAAAGTCAGAGGTTTAACCTAGTAAGATCCTAAATTAGCTCATATTTAATTCGAGTTTAATATTCAGGGTCAAAATCTGTCAAGTCCGATTAAAGATAAAATCGAacggtattttttttttaaccgaATGGGTCAGACTCAGACTAATTCGACTCCATTAACAATTCTAATAGTTGCAGGAACACTTGCATAATACATTTAACAGTTGGTTCGACCGAGTTGGTTCGAACTAATCTCAGCtattaatttgaaatttaaataaattttaaatcaaCAATCAAGATAAGCTCTAGCCTTGCCTGGTCGATCCCCACAATTAAAACCTTTAAAAGTCTTCTGCCAACATCACAGAATCCCAATTCGTGGTTTTGATGCCTGATTGACACTATACTAAGTTGTTTAGGATCACGGTTCGAAAGTGCATCGCTACAAATGAAAAGCATTTAGGTTTCATTTTGATTGGACGAAACGTCCTTTACAATAAAATTCACCATTCTTGTGCAAAATGTTTGATCATAATGAGTAAATTTTCGTCCAATATTTGAATGAAttactgaaaaaaaaatgaatagcaTGTTGTTCCTGTTTCTTATGTTGGTTTTCTCATACTTGCACGTGTACACGTTAGTTCCTTTTACAATACCGATAGACAAACGATGTTTCCCCTTGTAgtacaaaagaagaagaagagtaaaaacaaaaggaatagacgATGATTGTATAGTGTTTTGAACCATGGAGAGTTCACAATGATAATCAATAGGATATTAGCTAAATAGGTAGAGAAAAGTTGGGCGGATTTAATCCATGGGCCTTGAGATCAAAGTTCAGCGAATAAGGTTTACTGGGGTTTTTAGCTTGTCATAACTGTATGATACTGACCTACAACAAAAACCTTAGAAAGTACTATTGATCCAGATATGACGATAGAATTCTTGCTTTGATGACCCTTTGTTACTTTAAAGACAATGATGATAACTAGTTGAAGGTTGTCAGATTATTGTATGGCTTTCCGTTAATAGCTGGCATATATCATACTATATTTGAATCTTTGGAAGATTTCTTACCAAGTGTTTTCTAatcactttcaagtaagaacGTGTGACTAATTATCAATTTGGCATCTTCTTAAATTTTTTGATTCGTGGTAGCTTTTGCATCTTAGCTTTATTTCCTAAATTTTAAGGTTTTACTTTTTTTCACCGATTTCTTCACTTGTTAACAAAATCCCtgtaattattaattaatagcAGGAGGTAAATAGCTACAATtcctttttgacaaaaaaaaaagccacaaTTCCTATTTACCCATTTGCCCTCTTAGTTCTTAGCATATAGGGCATGTGAAGTGAAGCTGCTGCCAATTCACTTACGTTATGATTCACTTCTTATCCTAATTACTACTAGCGTTTTATGGTAAAAACAGTTATACACAGCATTTTGCTCCTCTATAAATGCTCTTCCATCTTTCGGCTCTTTATGAAGACATAAGTAACGTGCCAAAAGCACTTTCTGTGCTCTAACAAATGCCTACAGAGTGAGTGTGAGTGCCAATTGATCATCAATTCATACCCAAAATGAGTAGAGAAACACATATATATGAGTTGACTTTGGCTTGCAATAATAACTGATACTTCACCTTGTAATGCCAACTAAGAGAAGATTTATGTCACACCATCATAGCATTAAGATCTAAGATTTTTTTAAACTCCCAAATCAAGGGTAATTATGCCTAATGATTACATATACTAGCTAGCACAAATTACAATCAATCTATCCAGATTCAAGAGTAAACTTGAGGCCCTTTAAATTGTTGCTTCTCCACTTTATCCATAACTCTTCATAGAACCACCAAACCTAACCTAAAAAACCTCTCTCCCTCTTGTATTCAGAAGAAGATCATGGCAAAGAAACCTAGCATGGGTCGCCAAAAGatcaaaattgcaaaaattgagatCAAGAATCATCTCCAAGTTACATTTTCAAAACGCCGTTCGGGACTCTATAAGAAGGCGCACGAACTCAGCACTCTCTGTGGCGTTGAATTAGCCATTATAGTTTTTTCCCCAGCGGGAAAAGTATTTTCTTTTGGCCATCCTAGTGTCGATTACATAATCGATAAATTCATTGCGCGATGCAGAAATCCTCAGCCAAACTCGAGTGCACTCCACCTCGTTGGGGCTCACAGGAATGCCAGTAGTGTCCGGGAGCTCAACTTGCAGCTCACTCAAATTCTCAGTGAATTAGAAGTTGAGAAGAAAAGAGGCGAGGCATTTGATCTCATGAGAAAAGCCAGCCAAAATCATTATTGGTGGGAATCCCCTGTTAATGAACTTGGATTACACGAACTTGAACAACTAAGAGATTCACTGGAAAACATGAAAAACAGTGTGACGAGTCATGCTAGCAAGGTGGCGGCTGAGGCTAATTACAACAATTCTTCATTTTTTACACTAAACAATTGTGCTGCTGCGGGATTGTATCATCAATATGAGAGCAAACCAACCGGGGTCAGCGTGGGTTCGGTCCATCCTAATATCTTCAACTTTGGATATGATAATGGAGGATTTTGAAGCCTATTCGGTATAAACTTATCTCGTTTTTCCGATTTGACTTTGGTGCATCAAGCTAGTGCCTCGCTAGTCTAAACTGTCAATAATTATGTCATTGCTCTTCTCTGATGATTCCTCCATCAATCTACTATAAATAGTTTAATCTCATAAAGGGTGCGTTTGGTACTATAgaattgaaattgaattagaATTCGAATTCTATAAAATTGGAATTCCAAGTCATTGCAATTCTTTCGTTTGGAAAATGCATAGAATTGGTATGGAATTTCAAATTCTTTATTTGCGTGAGAGAAGAATTCATTAGATATTCATGAGATAAAAAAAGTagctcaaaaaataataaaggtgGTGAGAAAAAATTGTGttaaaaatccccaataaagtTTTTCCCAAACAACTACTATTCAAACAAACAATTTGGCTTCTAATTAGGATTAAAAGCAGTGAAACATCTCCAACAATCAACCGAGCTGCATGATACCCCTAGCGATTCTTGCACCTACTTTGGACCTTTGATCTGAACTGAATTAATGAAAAAGAtaacttcatcaatttcattagaTAAATGACCTTTGCAGCTTCACCCTCACCTTCAGTGGGATCCTTAATTGACGAGGCTAACTAAACAAAGGgaatttgtcttttgatttccAGGGCAGGCTAGTCGTCCATTAGTGGCGGTCCGTGGACTTTTACTTTGGACATCTTACATGTTATGTTAGTTGAATTCCGTAGCACAGCCTTCACATCACTTAGAGCTATCAGCTATAATATTTGACAGTTGAGTTATTTTTCATGTTGTAAACATGTAACCGAGAGAAAACATGAACATTGTACTCTTCCTAACAGAGACCTTAGTTAGTGTACCAACAATGGTTCAAAGACTTGGCTGAGTCGTCACCAGAAATGGGCTTTCCGATCCGATACCAGGATGAGATGGTTCCGAGATAATGAATTGTCGAGAACTTGGCCGAATCACCGAAAACTCAACCAAGACGTCTTCGAAATGGATAGAAACGGTCGAATCGTCCCGAGTCACTCCGAATCATCCCAaatcaatttgaatttttattatttttactaatttttaattatttttgtttatcatattttttacaatttttaaaatattaaatattttaaaaatttgcgTTTCGCTGAGACCGCGGTCGATGCGTCGAGACAGATGTGGAACAGTTTGGGCCGCGACCGCAACTGCGAcggcgactttgaaccatgttaCCAACACGATTGTGATTCCTTTGATGACATGTTTTATAAGAGTGGGTAGaggatttatatatatatatatatgaagttTCTTGAAACCTACTAATGTATTTCTTTAGTGACATGTGCTAAATTTCCAAAACCCTATTTGATTATGAACAATGTGATTGATGGTAGTTTGATAGCGTACCATGTTTGTAAAAAACAAAACATTTCTAGGGGAAAGTGGAAAGATTGTGCATGACGCAGGAAACCATATGCTCAACCCCTCCTCTCATCGTCAACAAGCTGAATTCATTTCACCATCCATTGTCAACGTGGACTGCAATTGCCATTGATTCCCAACCAAAAGTACTCGTGCTGCTTGCAGCTTAGATATTGGCAACTTTTCTTAGTAGCTATCCACATTCAAATAccttaataaaaaaataaaggggACGGTTTAGAGATCAGTTTGAAACCTCGGGCTGATTTTATCTACAGCTAGTATAAATTTGAGGTAAATTAGGCACATTTCCCCCACATCCGAAGTCGAGAATCAAGCTACCCTACCTAGGCAGAAGTAAAGTCCACAGCCATAATCATGGATCTCCTACGCTTCAAATTTGTCTTAATCAGCATATTCAGTCTGGCTAAAATAAACTTAGTCCTTGGACACATTGGCACTGCCACTTCTTACAATCCTCCATATACCCGTGAGCAACATTTGATTTCTCAGAAGTTTCTATATCATTATTTAGCAgcagcttttttgttttttcagttGTTTGAGAATCGTATTAGGAAGGATATGGAATTTGattataaaatttactctaaaTTTAACTCGTGCAGCCACCAAGTGCGGGGGAAACAGAAATGATCAGTTTCCAGCAGGAAATCTGTTCGTTGCTGTGAGTGAAGGGCTGTGGGATAACGGGGCTGCATGCGGCAGACGCTACAGATTAAGATGCTTGAGCGGCAGCAACAAGCCATGCAGAGATATTGGCACCACCATCGACGTTAGGGTGGTGGATTTCTGCCCAAGACGCCCATGCCCTTCCACCATTGTTTTGTCTAGTGATGCTTTTGCAGCTATCTCCCGCAACCCTGATGCCAAAATCAACATTGAATACATCCAGTACTTACACTTCTTCCTTGTCTCCAGCTTATTATCTTCACTATGTTCTTCGGTTGCTCCATTGCTTAATATTTTAC containing:
- the LOC140035535 gene encoding agamous-like MADS-box protein AGL62; this translates as MAKKPSMGRQKIKIAKIEIKNHLQVTFSKRRSGLYKKAHELSTLCGVELAIIVFSPAGKVFSFGHPSVDYIIDKFIARCRNPQPNSSALHLVGAHRNASSVRELNLQLTQILSELEVEKKRGEAFDLMRKASQNHYWWESPVNELGLHELEQLRDSLENMKNSVTSHASKVAAEANYNNSSFFTLNNCAAAGLYHQYESKPTGVSVGSVHPNIFNFGYDNGGF
- the LOC140035156 gene encoding EG45-like domain containing protein, which translates into the protein MDLLRFKFVLISIFSLAKINLVLGHIGTATSYNPPYTPTKCGGNRNDQFPAGNLFVAVSEGLWDNGAACGRRYRLRCLSGSNKPCRDIGTTIDVRVVDFCPRRPCPSTIVLSSDAFAAISRNPDAKINIEYIQI
- the LOC140035858 gene encoding agamous-like MADS-box protein AGL62; its protein translation is MARKSKGRQKIEMTRMSKESNLLVTFSKRRSGLFKKAYELHTLCGAEIAIIVFSPGKKVFSYGHPCLYSIIDRFVTGKAGPSSSSSQIVEAHRAASIRELNMQLTEMLNQLDAERKRGEELIKLRTASQGRCWWEAPVNDLGLQELKQLKAAMEELKKNVANQAEKLMVEASNATAFLGSSSSKGGGHVGPINIDAKVPPPGLGLSMTPHGFALGYGRGFF